A DNA window from Aestuariispira ectoiniformans contains the following coding sequences:
- a CDS encoding TetR/AcrR family transcriptional regulator produces MSRPKKIPDARVLDIALRMIQTCGPASLTFAALAKESGLSAATLVQRFQNKEGLVRASLLHAWDRLDTRTEDLAGQMPKTPAGAVDILVALSGDCRDAESYSDSLLVLREDFRDPVLRRRGVAWKEALSARLEACFEGTPAAPDGIGSLLFTQWQGTVLWWGFEPDQPVDDFVRQNLERFVATLLG; encoded by the coding sequence ATGTCACGCCCGAAGAAAATTCCCGACGCCAGGGTTCTCGATATCGCACTCAGGATGATCCAGACTTGCGGCCCCGCCTCCCTGACCTTTGCCGCGTTGGCTAAGGAAAGCGGCCTGTCCGCTGCAACACTTGTCCAGCGCTTTCAAAACAAGGAAGGACTTGTCCGGGCATCGTTGCTGCATGCCTGGGATCGGCTGGATACCCGGACCGAAGACCTTGCCGGGCAAATGCCGAAGACGCCTGCGGGCGCGGTGGACATACTGGTTGCCCTGTCCGGTGATTGCAGGGACGCCGAAAGCTATTCCGACAGTCTGCTGGTCTTGCGGGAGGACTTTCGCGATCCGGTCCTGCGGAGGCGTGGGGTGGCCTGGAAAGAAGCATTGTCAGCCCGTCTGGAGGCGTGTTTCGAGGGGACTCCCGCTGCGCCTGATGGCATCGGTTCTCTGCTGTTCACGCAATGGCAGGGGACAGTATTGTGGTGGGGGTTTGAACCGGATCAGCCTGTTGATGACTTTGTCCGGCAAAATCTGGAACGGTTTGTCGCGACCCTTCTGGGCTAA
- a CDS encoding DMT family transporter, whose amino-acid sequence MGTSDHGKGFLLTFLGVMVLTPDTLLIRLVGLDQWSVVFWRGLLMGSTLMVTLALIYRQRLFGAIRETGRYGLMISASYTLSSMGFVLSVSHTSVANTLVIVATSPMFAALLSIVLLKEKINLATWVAIGLSFIGILVVVGDSFGSGDYAGNLFALMTAVSMAFGFTMIRRKPNTDMVPSLAVAGLAAAAITFPLTGAFDYSQDQMQWIAVMGVVVLPISFGLLTIGPRFIPAPEVSLLMLLETTLGPLWVWLVIGEEPSRNALIGGGIVVGTLVIHSLRRLMRARKRKNALA is encoded by the coding sequence GTGGGGACAAGCGATCACGGCAAGGGCTTTTTGCTGACTTTTCTGGGCGTCATGGTACTGACACCGGACACCCTTCTGATCCGGCTGGTCGGGCTGGACCAATGGTCGGTTGTCTTCTGGCGCGGCCTGTTGATGGGCAGTACGCTCATGGTTACCCTCGCCCTGATCTATCGCCAGCGCCTGTTCGGGGCCATCCGGGAAACCGGCCGATACGGCCTCATGATCTCCGCCAGCTACACGTTAAGCTCTATGGGGTTCGTGCTGTCCGTATCCCATACCTCGGTCGCCAATACCCTGGTGATTGTGGCCACCTCCCCCATGTTTGCCGCGCTGCTCAGCATCGTGTTGCTGAAAGAGAAGATCAATCTTGCGACCTGGGTCGCCATTGGCCTTTCCTTTATCGGCATTCTGGTCGTGGTGGGCGACAGTTTTGGCAGCGGCGACTATGCCGGTAATCTGTTTGCGCTGATGACGGCGGTTTCCATGGCCTTTGGCTTCACAATGATCCGGCGCAAACCCAATACCGATATGGTTCCTTCCCTCGCCGTGGCCGGCCTGGCTGCCGCAGCGATCACATTCCCGCTCACCGGCGCGTTCGACTACAGCCAGGACCAGATGCAGTGGATCGCCGTAATGGGCGTCGTCGTCTTGCCCATCTCCTTCGGCCTGCTCACCATCGGCCCACGCTTTATCCCCGCACCTGAGGTCAGTCTGCTGATGTTGTTGGAAACCACGCTGGGGCCGCTTTGGGTCTGGCTGGTCATCGGTGAGGAGCCTAGCCGCAACGCCCTGATCGGTGGCGGCATCGTGGTCGGCACGCTGGTCATCCACTCCCTGCGCCGCCTGATGCGCGCCCGCAAGCGCAAGAATGCACTGGCGTGA
- the rpsD gene encoding 30S ribosomal protein S4, protein MSKRHNSKYKIDRRLGVNLWGRPKSPINSREYGPGQHGQRRKKPSDFGTQLMAKQKLKGYYGNIGEKKFKKYYAEAVRRRGDTGENLIGLLEQRLDAVIYRAKFVPTVFAARQFVNHGHVRVNGKKVNIASYMVKEGDVVSVRDKSREIPMLLEAIASAERDVPDYIEADHNKLTATFVRMPKLEDVPYPVQMEPNLVIEFYSR, encoded by the coding sequence ATGAGTAAGCGTCACAATTCCAAGTACAAAATCGACCGCCGCCTGGGTGTAAACCTGTGGGGTCGTCCGAAGAGCCCGATCAACAGCCGTGAATATGGCCCGGGTCAGCACGGTCAGCGCCGTAAGAAGCCGTCCGACTTCGGTACCCAGCTGATGGCCAAGCAGAAGCTGAAAGGCTACTACGGCAACATCGGCGAGAAGAAATTCAAAAAATACTATGCGGAAGCTGTTCGTCGTCGCGGCGACACCGGCGAAAACCTGATTGGCCTGCTGGAACAGCGCCTGGACGCCGTTATCTATCGCGCGAAATTCGTACCGACCGTTTTCGCTGCACGTCAGTTCGTCAACCACGGCCACGTCCGTGTGAACGGCAAGAAAGTCAACATCGCATCTTACATGGTTAAAGAAGGTGACGTTGTCTCCGTTCGCGACAAGAGCCGTGAAATCCCGATGCTCCTGGAAGCAATCGCCTCCGCAGAGCGCGACGTTCCGGACTACATCGAAGCAGACCACAACAAGCTGACGGCGACCTTCGTTCGTATGCCGAAGCTGGAAGATGTGCCCTATCCGGTTCAGATGGAACCGAACCTGGTCATCGAATTCTACTCCCGTTAA
- a CDS encoding 5'-methylthioadenosine/adenosylhomocysteine nucleosidase: MKPIGIISALPEEIEHLKSGSLETVEVCGLSFHKGKVDGRDAVLVETGIGKVNAAIVTTLLIERFDCRGVLFSGVAGGLDPALSIGDVVIGKRVVQHDYGRLQNEKLITFQPGAFPLPGMDSTHGFEIDDVLMARAEEALDGVALKGLDDVEGAANTNPRVVFGTILTGDSFVNCEATRQRLHDDFKAQAVEMEGAAVAQVATQMGRPWLIVRCLSDLAGAESHMDFNGFLSVTTENAASVTRRLVEAFD, encoded by the coding sequence ATGAAGCCCATCGGTATCATCTCTGCCCTGCCTGAAGAAATCGAACATCTGAAATCCGGAAGCCTGGAAACTGTTGAGGTCTGTGGCCTGTCCTTCCACAAGGGCAAGGTCGACGGGCGCGACGCGGTTCTCGTGGAAACCGGGATCGGCAAGGTGAATGCGGCGATCGTGACGACCCTGCTGATAGAACGCTTCGACTGCCGGGGTGTGCTTTTCTCCGGCGTGGCAGGCGGGCTGGACCCGGCACTCAGCATCGGTGACGTGGTGATCGGCAAGCGCGTCGTACAGCATGACTACGGCCGTCTTCAGAATGAAAAGCTGATCACCTTCCAGCCCGGGGCTTTCCCGCTGCCGGGGATGGATTCCACCCATGGCTTTGAGATTGACGACGTGTTGATGGCCAGGGCTGAAGAGGCTTTGGACGGCGTTGCTCTCAAAGGCCTGGACGACGTGGAAGGTGCGGCGAATACCAACCCGCGCGTTGTCTTCGGCACGATCCTGACCGGTGATTCCTTTGTGAATTGCGAAGCGACCCGCCAACGCCTGCATGATGACTTCAAGGCCCAGGCGGTGGAGATGGAAGGGGCGGCTGTCGCCCAGGTTGCCACCCAGATGGGGCGGCCCTGGCTGATCGTCCGCTGCCTGTCGGACCTGGCGGGTGCGGAAAGCCATATGGACTTTAATGGTTTCCTGAGCGTTACCACCGAAAACGCTGCCAGCGTCACCCGGCGTCTGGTCGAGGCGTTTGACTGA
- the cysS gene encoding cysteine--tRNA ligase codes for MALKIYDTARRQKVDFEPIDAKNVRMYVCGPTVYDYIHIGNARPLVVFDVLYRLLRAEYGGDQVKYVRNITDVDDKINKRAAENDEDIRSLTERTNQQFQDDAASLGCLAPNVQPRATDHIQEMQDLIQALIDKGHAYAAEGHVLFDTRSWPDYGKFANKDREELEAGARVEVAPYKKDAADFVLWKPSDDDTPGWDSPWGRGRPGWHIECSAMSAKHLGEQFDIHGGGLDLIFPHHQNEVAQSCCGNASGKFANYWMHNGYLMSEGEKMSKSLGNFYTVHELLEEFPGEALRLVILQSHYRQPLDFSKAKCADAKAMLDRMYGSLREVAAIEVEPKADEALLAALEDDLNLPLAIAGLHDAMGALNKARSDEEKAAAKARVLGNGAVLGLLQQDPDAWLKGGASDDDAEIEALIQQRLEAKKAKDFAMADKIRDDLKARGILLDDKPGGVTEWRRA; via the coding sequence ATGGCTTTGAAAATTTACGATACCGCCCGCCGCCAGAAAGTGGATTTTGAACCGATTGATGCGAAGAATGTCCGCATGTATGTCTGCGGCCCGACGGTCTACGACTATATCCATATCGGCAATGCGCGGCCGCTGGTGGTGTTTGATGTGCTCTACCGGTTGCTTCGCGCGGAATATGGCGGGGATCAGGTCAAATATGTCCGCAACATCACGGATGTGGATGACAAGATTAACAAGCGTGCGGCCGAAAATGACGAAGATATTCGGAGCCTGACCGAACGCACCAACCAGCAGTTCCAGGATGATGCGGCAAGCCTCGGCTGCCTTGCGCCCAATGTGCAGCCGCGCGCAACCGACCATATTCAGGAAATGCAGGACCTGATTCAGGCCCTGATCGACAAGGGCCACGCCTATGCGGCGGAAGGTCATGTTCTGTTCGATACGCGAAGCTGGCCCGATTATGGCAAATTCGCCAATAAGGACCGCGAGGAACTGGAGGCGGGTGCGCGTGTCGAGGTGGCTCCTTATAAGAAGGATGCAGCGGATTTCGTGCTGTGGAAGCCTTCCGATGATGACACCCCCGGCTGGGACAGCCCCTGGGGCCGTGGCCGTCCGGGTTGGCATATCGAATGCTCTGCCATGAGCGCCAAGCATCTGGGCGAGCAGTTTGACATTCACGGCGGTGGTCTGGACCTGATCTTCCCGCACCACCAGAACGAGGTTGCACAGAGCTGCTGCGGCAATGCGTCCGGCAAATTTGCCAATTACTGGATGCATAACGGCTATCTCATGTCCGAAGGTGAGAAGATGTCCAAGTCCTTGGGCAACTTCTACACCGTCCATGAGTTGCTGGAAGAGTTTCCGGGGGAAGCGCTGCGCTTGGTGATTTTGCAGTCGCATTACCGCCAGCCGCTGGACTTCTCCAAGGCCAAATGTGCGGATGCCAAAGCCATGCTGGACCGGATGTATGGCAGTCTGCGCGAAGTGGCCGCGATTGAGGTGGAGCCCAAAGCTGACGAGGCTTTGCTGGCGGCGCTTGAGGACGACCTGAACCTGCCGCTCGCCATTGCGGGGCTCCATGATGCCATGGGCGCGCTCAACAAGGCGCGGTCGGATGAGGAGAAAGCCGCTGCAAAGGCCCGCGTCCTGGGCAATGGTGCGGTGCTGGGGCTGTTGCAGCAGGACCCGGACGCTTGGTTGAAGGGCGGTGCCTCCGACGATGATGCGGAGATCGAGGCCCTGATCCAGCAACGCTTGGAGGCCAAGAAAGCCAAGGATTTCGCGATGGCTGACAAAATTCGTGATGACCTGAAGGCGCGTGGTATTCTGTTGGATGACAAACCCGGTGGTGTCACCGAATGGCGTCGGGCATAG
- a CDS encoding ATP-binding protein has product MTTDAIVSNHHDEPKPRPAFLKSLAVKVGVAIVLAEILVLSIIGTYYVRQLSVEIDAAAEQRVHAVSVLLQESLLKYAAIADRAVMTELVGEELTDGMVIGATGHVFHALDPADIGRAVEDIDGLDPAWFKTTQTEKLILHTTDDTGSYVVGITPIFTLDSSQPFLFAYLKVNTTQLDDRKAAALNRVVMGSLFCIVVTTLIIFLSFNRMILARIRSAVTFTGHVRAGQLNERMPKTANDEIGLLESGLNNMAEDLQRRGLQRDEAEDQLREANETLEARVEQRTAELKEAVNHLEKEVEEHKMTGRALRRQSSIVRLLQRITVAANESATVEDALQVCLDSVCGYFGWPVGHVFMLREGSSEEMISTGLWHIEDRVHFGKFRKAAENLTVTLGEGLPGRVMRSGSPVWVTGGARRTMRRAGAAEECGLMAGFAFPVLVGREVVAVLEFFSTSGRRPESDLFEIMRDVGVQLGRVVERKRSEKQLQQAMEQADQANRAKSGFLSNLSHELRTPMNAIVGFSELLRGDERDPLTERQSDQVATILKAAHHTVRLIDQVLDLAKIEAGHYELDSEWVPAGDVYDYCAGVAKQMAQSHEVELRLTEGGKVPNVSIFADHTALSQAILNIVSNAINYAGAYGPVEFFCEQFDGNNIRFVIRDQGPGIAQDDQEKVFQPFQRLAAGRRQADGTGIGLNITRHLVAMMGARLTLESEVDKGAEFTIEFTGRAAVAND; this is encoded by the coding sequence ATGACCACAGACGCGATTGTCAGCAACCACCACGATGAACCGAAACCAAGACCGGCTTTCCTCAAAAGTCTGGCGGTGAAAGTTGGTGTGGCCATTGTGCTTGCCGAAATTCTCGTCCTGTCAATTATTGGAACCTACTATGTCCGCCAGTTGAGCGTGGAAATCGATGCGGCTGCGGAACAGCGTGTCCACGCGGTAAGTGTCCTTCTGCAGGAATCCCTGTTGAAATATGCCGCAATTGCCGATCGTGCCGTTATGACGGAACTGGTCGGGGAGGAATTGACCGATGGGATGGTCATCGGGGCGACGGGTCATGTATTTCATGCTTTGGACCCCGCAGACATCGGTCGTGCCGTAGAGGATATCGACGGGCTGGACCCTGCCTGGTTTAAAACGACGCAGACGGAAAAACTGATCCTGCATACCACCGACGACACTGGCAGCTATGTTGTGGGAATCACGCCGATCTTCACATTGGACAGTTCGCAGCCGTTCCTCTTTGCCTATTTGAAGGTGAATACAACGCAACTGGATGACCGCAAGGCGGCGGCCCTGAACCGGGTCGTGATGGGATCACTGTTTTGCATCGTCGTGACCACACTTATCATCTTCCTCAGTTTCAACAGGATGATCCTGGCGCGTATTCGCAGTGCGGTGACTTTTACCGGGCATGTGCGGGCCGGGCAGTTGAATGAACGCATGCCCAAGACGGCCAATGACGAGATCGGCCTGTTGGAAAGCGGCCTCAACAATATGGCTGAAGACCTGCAGCGGCGCGGTCTTCAGCGCGACGAGGCTGAAGATCAACTGCGCGAGGCCAATGAGACGCTGGAAGCGCGGGTTGAACAGCGCACGGCAGAACTGAAAGAGGCGGTCAACCACCTGGAGAAAGAGGTGGAAGAGCATAAGATGACCGGTCGCGCGCTTCGGCGGCAAAGTTCAATCGTGCGGCTGCTGCAACGTATTACCGTGGCGGCCAATGAGTCGGCCACCGTCGAGGATGCGTTGCAGGTATGTCTGGATTCTGTCTGCGGCTATTTCGGTTGGCCCGTGGGGCATGTCTTCATGCTGCGGGAGGGCTCCAGTGAAGAGATGATCAGCACGGGGCTTTGGCATATCGAGGATCGTGTGCATTTCGGCAAGTTCCGGAAGGCGGCGGAAAACCTGACCGTTACCTTGGGAGAAGGCCTGCCCGGTCGCGTCATGCGCAGTGGCAGTCCTGTTTGGGTCACCGGCGGCGCAAGGCGCACCATGCGTCGTGCCGGTGCAGCCGAGGAATGCGGCCTCATGGCGGGATTTGCCTTTCCAGTTCTGGTCGGACGGGAGGTTGTTGCCGTTCTGGAGTTCTTCTCCACCTCCGGGCGCAGGCCGGAAAGTGACCTGTTTGAAATCATGCGGGATGTCGGTGTCCAGTTGGGGCGCGTGGTTGAGCGCAAAAGGTCGGAAAAACAGCTTCAGCAGGCAATGGAGCAGGCGGATCAGGCGAACCGGGCCAAATCCGGTTTCCTTTCAAACCTGAGCCACGAATTGCGGACGCCGATGAACGCCATCGTCGGGTTCAGCGAACTGTTGCGCGGTGACGAGAGGGACCCGCTGACGGAACGGCAAAGTGACCAGGTCGCCACAATCCTAAAGGCCGCTCATCATACAGTCAGGCTGATTGATCAGGTCCTGGACCTCGCGAAGATCGAGGCGGGGCATTATGAGCTGGATTCCGAATGGGTGCCTGCGGGGGACGTATATGACTATTGTGCCGGTGTCGCAAAGCAGATGGCGCAAAGTCATGAAGTGGAACTTCGCCTGACTGAGGGTGGCAAGGTGCCGAATGTCAGCATCTTTGCCGATCATACCGCCTTGTCACAGGCAATTTTGAATATCGTCTCAAACGCCATTAACTATGCCGGGGCCTATGGTCCGGTAGAGTTCTTCTGTGAGCAGTTCGACGGTAACAACATTCGCTTTGTCATACGGGACCAAGGGCCCGGTATTGCGCAGGATGACCAGGAAAAAGTGTTTCAACCCTTCCAGCGTCTCGCTGCAGGCCGCCGACAGGCGGACGGTACGGGCATCGGCCTGAACATCACGCGCCATCTTGTCGCGATGATGGGGGCTCGCCTGACCCTGGAGAGCGAGGTTGATAAAGGGGCCGAGTTTACGATTGAGTTCACAGGGCGCGCTGCGGTCGCGAATGACTGA
- the cimA gene encoding citramalate synthase, translating to MSERVYLFDTTLRDGAQTTGVDFSVADKVAIAEALDELGVDYVEGGWPGANPTDDSFFLAPPKLKNASLVAFGMTRRPGRSAENDPGLAPLLNSQASAICLVGKAWDFHVDVALEIPHEENIAMIRDSIAYAKERKGEAMYDAEHFFDGYKSNPDFTLACAKAAYEAGARWIVLCDTNGGTLPDEVERIVREVTEHIPGTHLGIHAHNDTENAVANTLAAVRGGVRQVQGTINGLGERCGNANMMSVIPSLMLKMGFDTGMTDEGLAQLTHISRMLDERLNRNSNRHQAYVGASAFAHKGGLHVSAVAKDPKTYEHIEPELVGNQRHIVVSDQAGRSNLLARLKEFDIVIEDESKIRLLLDKVKEKEFEGYAYDGAEASFELLARKALGEVPDYFRLSRFRVMDDRRWSARHELVTESEATVTVNVGGQEVMRVAMGNGPVNALDVALRQALVECYPNLEDMHLVDYKVRIMPPRADTTGTDAVTRVVIESSDSEGHRWSTVGVSANIIDASYVALRDAYAYKLYREGVR from the coding sequence ATGAGTGAGCGCGTTTATCTGTTCGACACGACCCTGCGCGATGGCGCGCAGACGACAGGCGTTGATTTCTCGGTTGCCGACAAGGTCGCCATTGCCGAGGCTTTGGACGAACTGGGTGTGGATTATGTGGAAGGCGGCTGGCCGGGGGCGAACCCGACCGATGACAGCTTCTTCCTGGCCCCGCCGAAGCTGAAAAATGCAAGTCTGGTGGCCTTCGGCATGACCCGCCGTCCGGGGCGTAGTGCCGAAAACGATCCCGGTCTGGCACCGCTGCTGAACAGTCAGGCCAGCGCGATCTGCCTGGTGGGCAAGGCATGGGACTTCCATGTGGATGTGGCGCTTGAAATTCCGCACGAAGAAAATATCGCAATGATCCGCGACAGCATTGCCTATGCGAAGGAGCGCAAAGGCGAGGCCATGTATGATGCGGAACACTTCTTCGACGGTTACAAGTCAAATCCGGACTTTACGCTGGCCTGTGCCAAGGCGGCCTACGAAGCCGGTGCGCGCTGGATCGTGCTGTGCGACACCAATGGCGGCACCCTGCCGGATGAGGTGGAACGTATCGTTCGTGAGGTGACGGAACATATCCCCGGCACTCATCTTGGCATTCACGCCCATAACGACACGGAAAATGCCGTTGCCAACACGCTGGCCGCCGTGCGGGGCGGTGTGCGCCAGGTCCAGGGCACGATCAACGGTTTGGGCGAGCGTTGCGGCAACGCCAATATGATGTCGGTGATCCCGTCGCTGATGCTGAAAATGGGTTTTGACACCGGCATGACGGACGAGGGTCTGGCACAGCTCACCCATATTTCGCGTATGCTGGACGAGCGTCTCAACCGCAACTCCAACCGTCATCAGGCCTATGTGGGCGCCAGCGCCTTTGCCCATAAGGGCGGGCTGCATGTGTCAGCCGTCGCAAAAGACCCGAAGACCTACGAGCATATCGAGCCGGAACTGGTCGGCAACCAGCGCCATATCGTGGTCTCCGACCAGGCTGGCCGGTCCAACTTGCTGGCGCGGCTGAAGGAATTCGACATCGTCATCGAAGACGAATCCAAGATCCGCCTGTTGCTGGACAAGGTGAAGGAAAAGGAATTCGAAGGCTATGCCTATGACGGCGCGGAGGCCAGCTTTGAGCTGCTGGCGCGCAAGGCGCTGGGCGAGGTGCCGGATTATTTCCGCCTGTCCCGTTTCCGCGTGATGGATGACCGCCGCTGGAGCGCCCGTCATGAACTGGTCACGGAATCCGAGGCGACGGTGACGGTCAATGTGGGTGGACAGGAAGTCATGCGCGTTGCCATGGGCAACGGCCCGGTCAACGCATTGGATGTGGCTTTGCGTCAGGCGTTGGTGGAATGCTATCCCAATCTGGAAGACATGCATCTGGTGGATTATAAGGTGCGCATCATGCCCCCTCGGGCCGATACCACCGGCACGGATGCGGTTACCCGCGTGGTGATCGAAAGTTCGGACAGTGAGGGGCATCGCTGGTCGACAGTGGGCGTTTCCGCCAATATCATCGATGCATCCTATGTCGCCTTGCGTGATGCCTATGCCTACAAGCTTTACCGCGAAGGAGTTCGTTGA
- a CDS encoding ABC transporter substrate-binding protein, whose protein sequence is MLAEKTKAGELPDVDARLPVTPVLVQPVKSIGHYGGTWRMAMRRGRDHALLIRTIGYENLIRWNPEWTGIVPNIAQSYTVNDNATVYTFKLREGIRWSDGAPFTADDILFWYNDVLLNKDLTEGLDAWRISNGKKFEVEKLGKYEVAFRFDEPQGMFLEYLAAPEGAEATSYPAHYLKPYHIDYNPDANSKARAAGFKDWTQQFYDVFGKPGTIDDKSRWLNPDLPVLNAWLLKGTYTVDEPLEAVRNPYYWKVDPAGQQLPYIDRISYEVVESKADARQVAREGRVDMQVRHMNVFAEEVFDNPQDWPDLTTFEAIDTDNNTAALSLNLNHRDPVLRNIFQNKKFRIALSHALDRKAIIAKALDGKGKPFQVGPRPESPYYNDQLATQYLDYDPAKAKAILDEMGLKVGPDGIRLRPDGKPLSVFLDTVGEKRFEIIKAVAGYWRSVGIDVTARNLERSAFYDMRAVNQHDVSAWGGDGGIAVMLAPIYYFPYTYESLFATRWARWFQSPDDPAAEIPPTAVRRQMDLYHQLTEQGSAEKRKRMMREILQIAADEFMVIGVSLPPVRHGIYRKTMHNIPAVMPAAWSYPTPAPTNPAQYFIR, encoded by the coding sequence ATGCTGGCTGAAAAAACCAAGGCCGGTGAATTGCCCGATGTTGATGCCAGGCTGCCGGTCACGCCAGTGCTGGTACAGCCTGTAAAGTCTATCGGCCATTACGGCGGAACCTGGCGGATGGCAATGCGCCGTGGGCGGGACCATGCGCTGTTGATCCGGACAATCGGCTACGAGAATCTAATTCGCTGGAACCCGGAATGGACGGGTATCGTGCCGAATATCGCACAGTCATACACCGTAAATGACAACGCTACGGTCTATACCTTCAAACTGCGTGAAGGCATCCGTTGGTCCGACGGTGCGCCTTTCACCGCCGATGACATCCTGTTCTGGTATAACGATGTCCTGCTGAACAAGGACCTGACCGAGGGGCTGGATGCCTGGCGCATCTCCAACGGCAAAAAGTTCGAAGTCGAGAAGCTGGGCAAATATGAGGTGGCCTTCCGATTTGACGAGCCGCAGGGCATGTTCTTGGAATATCTGGCAGCACCCGAAGGGGCGGAGGCGACAAGCTATCCCGCGCATTATCTGAAACCCTATCACATTGACTATAATCCCGATGCCAATTCAAAGGCCCGGGCGGCGGGTTTCAAGGACTGGACGCAACAGTTCTACGATGTTTTCGGCAAACCGGGCACGATTGACGACAAGTCGCGCTGGCTGAACCCGGACCTGCCCGTGTTGAATGCCTGGTTGCTGAAGGGAACCTATACGGTCGATGAACCCCTCGAGGCGGTTCGTAATCCCTATTACTGGAAGGTCGATCCGGCTGGTCAGCAACTACCCTATATTGACCGTATCAGCTATGAGGTCGTGGAATCGAAGGCGGATGCCCGGCAGGTTGCACGTGAAGGGCGTGTTGATATGCAGGTCCGTCACATGAATGTCTTCGCGGAAGAGGTATTCGATAATCCGCAGGATTGGCCGGACCTGACGACATTCGAGGCTATCGACACTGACAATAATACTGCGGCCCTGTCTCTCAACCTGAACCATCGCGATCCGGTACTCAGGAATATTTTCCAGAACAAGAAATTCCGTATTGCGCTGTCCCATGCCCTTGACCGGAAGGCGATCATCGCCAAGGCGCTGGATGGAAAGGGCAAACCTTTCCAGGTGGGCCCCCGACCGGAATCGCCATATTACAATGACCAACTGGCAACACAGTATCTGGATTATGACCCGGCGAAGGCCAAAGCCATTCTGGATGAAATGGGGCTGAAGGTCGGCCCGGACGGGATCAGACTGCGCCCGGATGGCAAGCCGCTTTCCGTCTTTTTGGATACGGTCGGCGAAAAGCGTTTTGAGATCATCAAGGCGGTTGCCGGCTACTGGCGTTCGGTCGGCATTGATGTCACTGCGAGAAACCTGGAGCGCAGCGCCTTTTACGATATGCGTGCAGTGAACCAGCATGACGTTTCGGCCTGGGGCGGTGACGGTGGTATCGCCGTGATGCTGGCGCCGATCTATTATTTCCCCTACACATATGAGTCTCTGTTTGCGACACGCTGGGCGCGCTGGTTCCAGTCGCCGGACGATCCGGCGGCGGAAATCCCTCCGACAGCGGTACGTCGCCAGATGGACCTTTATCATCAGTTGACAGAACAGGGGAGTGCCGAGAAGCGTAAACGGATGATGCGTGAGATTCTCCAGATTGCCGCTGACGAGTTTATGGTGATCGGTGTCAGTCTGCCGCCCGTCAGGCATGGCATTTACCGTAAGACAATGCATAATATTCCGGCTGTCATGCCGGCTGCCTGGAGCTATCCAACGCCTGCGCCCACGAATCCGGCACAGTATTTCATTCGCTAG
- a CDS encoding RNA methyltransferase yields the protein MTEQPVIILVDPQLGENIGMVARAMLNCGLTELRIVRPRDGWPSQAAIDASAGAVEVIDGVTLYETTLDAVADLNRVYATTGRPRGMVTRIVTPRHGAEEMRREIADGTKVGILFGGERSGLNNDDVALADAVIEVPLNPDFKSLNLAQAVLLVSYEWRMSQDATLGERLETNESEPASKAELDNFMTRLADGLDKGGFFKSPAMRPGVLRNIRNLFKRGQPTEQEIRTLHGIIVALQKAGKKN from the coding sequence ATGACTGAACAACCTGTAATCATTCTGGTCGACCCGCAATTGGGCGAGAATATCGGCATGGTCGCCCGTGCGATGCTGAATTGCGGGCTGACGGAACTGCGTATCGTGCGCCCGCGCGACGGCTGGCCGTCGCAGGCGGCGATCGATGCCTCCGCCGGGGCGGTGGAAGTGATCGACGGTGTAACGCTCTATGAAACGACGCTGGATGCGGTCGCCGACCTGAATAGGGTCTATGCAACGACGGGCCGCCCGCGTGGCATGGTGACCAGAATTGTGACGCCGCGTCATGGGGCGGAGGAAATGCGCCGTGAAATCGCCGACGGGACCAAGGTCGGTATTCTTTTCGGCGGGGAGCGCTCCGGTCTGAACAATGACGATGTGGCGCTGGCCGATGCGGTGATCGAAGTGCCGCTGAACCCGGACTTCAAATCGCTCAATCTGGCGCAGGCGGTGCTGCTGGTTTCCTATGAATGGCGGATGAGCCAGGACGCGACACTGGGTGAGCGGCTGGAGACCAATGAGTCGGAACCGGCCAGTAAAGCCGAGTTGGACAATTTCATGACGCGGCTGGCCGATGGCCTGGACAAGGGCGGTTTCTTCAAATCACCTGCCATGCGCCCGGGCGTGCTGCGTAATATCCGAAACCTGTTCAAACGCGGTCAACCCACTGAGCAGGAAATCCGTACCCTGCATGGAATTATTGTTGCCTTGCAGAAGGCAGGCAAAAAAAACTAA